In Chlorobiota bacterium, the sequence AACGATTATGAGGTTGGAACACGCCACAACCTTCCGATGCCGAACACCATCAACCCCGATGGAGTGATGAACGAGCTTGCCGGACCCCTATCCGGGCTGGACCGCTTTGCCGCGCGGAAGCTGGCCGTCAAGCTGTTGCAGGAAGCCGACCTGATTGAATCAATGGAGCCATACACCCACTCCGTTGGATTCAGCGAACGGGGCGGGGAACAGATTGAACCGTACTTGAGCGATCAGTGGTTTGTGAAAATGGCTCCGCTTGCCAAGCCGGCCCTGCAGGCAGTGAAAGAAGGGCATATCGCCATTGCGCCGGAGCATTGGACCAAGACCTACGAGCATTGGATGACGAACATCCGCGACTGGGCAATCAGCCGCCAGCTGTGGTGGGGCCACCGCATCCCCGTGTACTACGCCCCAGACGGACGCTACACCGCCGCACGGACGCCAGAAGAAGCACGCACAAAGCTGGGGCTGGACAACGATGCCCCGCTCCGCCAAGATGAAGACGTGCTGGACACGTGGTTCAGCAGCTGGCTGTGGCCCTTCTCGGTCCATGGCTGGGGAAGCGATGAAAAGAACGAACGCGAGCTTGCCTACTTCTACCCCACCGACCTTCTGGTGACCGGTCCCGACATCATTTTCTTCTGGGTGGCGCGGATGATTATGGCAGGGATTGAGTTCATGCCCGGGGAACCAAAATCCGATGGCACGCCGCGCACCGCCATGCAGGAAATCATCCCCTTCCGCCAAGTCTATTTCACCTCCATCATCCGCGACCGCTTGGGGCGGAAGATGTCGAAATCGCTGGGCAACTCCCCCGATCCGCTTGATGTTATCGCCACCTACGGGGCCGACGCGCTCCGCTTCACCATCGTCTATCTGGCCCCCTCCGGACAGGATGTGAGGTTCGATGAAGAGTTCTGCGAGATTGGCCGGAACTTCGCCAACAAGGTCTGGAACGCCGGGCGATTTTTGATGATGAAACGGGACGACGTGGCCGCGCTCCACGCAGGCGGGTACGTCCCCTTCCCATCCAGAGCTGCCGACCTTGCGCCCGTTACCGACTCGGACCGCTGGATACTCAGCCGCTTCCACTCCGCCCTTGCCGAGGTGAAGCGGGCGCTGGAGGGCTACCGAATCAACGAGTACTCCAAGCTGATCTACGACTTCGTCTGGCGCGATTTCTGCGACTGGTATCTGGAGCTGCTGAAGACGGAACTGGCCATCAGCACCGATAGCCAGCGTTCCCAGCAGATGGTGACGTTCGCGTTTGGGTTGTACGACCAACTCCTGCGAATGCTCCACCCGATCATGCCGTTCGTCACCGAAGAAATTTGGCAGAACATCAGCACCCGCGCCGAAGGGGACTCGATCTCCATTGCCCCCTTCCCGGCTGCCGACGCAGCGATGATTGCCGCCGGGCTGGAGCACGATTTCCAGACGATGCAGGAGTGTGTGGAGGCGATCCGGCGGATGCGGAGCGAGGCGAACGTGCCGCCATCGAAAGGGGTTGACGTCACCCTGCACGCCAGCGACCAGAAAGCATCGGCGTTCTTTGCCGAGGCCGCGGGGCTTATCCAACGGCTTGCAAGAATTGAGAATCTCACCATCGGCCTTGATACCGAGAAACCGAAGCTATCGGCCACCGAAGTCGTGCGCGGAACCGAGCTTCACGTCCACCTTGAGGGGCTGATTGATGTGGAGAAAGAACGCCAGAAAACCGAGAAGGAGATTGCCAGATTGGAAGGGCAGATCAAAGGAACGGAGGCGAAACTGAGCAACGAAAAATTTGTGGCCAACGCACCGGAAGAAGTGGTGGCGAAGGAGCGCGAGAAGTTGGAAGGCTACCGCCAAGCCGTCTCCAAACTGAAGGAATCGCTGGCGTTGTACGCCTGAAGCAGTTATGATGCCATGCCCGGTAGCCGAAGGTCTTTAGCCTTCGGCTACCAAGGTCTTTAGCCTTCGGCTACCAAGTCACTGAATGCCCAACGTAATCCGCCCAGCAGCCCGCTGCCCGCTACCGGCGGTGCAGATTGTCTCCGCTCCACGTGCTCTCCTTTGCCAGCGTGGCGGGGGCAACGCCCATCGGCTTGGGGGTTAGATAGACTTCGTACAGATGGTTGACGGCTTTGGTGCCGGTGTTCGGAACAACCGGCAGTGGGTTGTAGGCAAGGATGCCGCCGTAGATGTAGCCAATCAACGTCCGCTTCCCGGCTGGCAGCGCGTTCAGCTTCAGCACCCCGTTCGGGTAGGCAATCCCGCTGGTGAAGTTCTTGATGCTGGGGATAAACGGGATGCTTGCGCCAACCAGCGAATCCCCCGGCGTGGCGGTTGGAAGGAAATACTCGCCATACTTCCCATCGCTCCCTTGCCGAAACACCGAGATGTCGCCGATAAACGGCAAGCCATCGTTCCTCCCCTGCTCGGTGGCCAACTTAAACACCACCCGCTGCGAATCCGTTTGGTGGTAGTAGTAATGGCTGATCCCCCCAAAGAAGGTGTGATAGATTGCCCCGCCACTGCTGTCGTAAATGGCAATCACCGGGCACTCGTACGCGCTGAATTTTTGCGCCACCGTGGTGTCCACCGTCGCAAATCCTTTGCTGTTGATATACACCGGCTGCTGGTATCCCCCAATGATTCCTGGCTGGAAGACTCCCCCAAACGCCGCTATCCGCTCGGCCCCGGTTGCGGGGTCAATGCTGGCCACGATGTTGCCATCGCGGCGGTGGAACGCGCTGTCGGTGGTTGCGCCGTAGCTTAAAATTTTCAGCGTGTTTGGGTTCAGCGTGAACCGGCGAACCTGGCTGGTGTATTGCTGGTAGAACCCCGTGTCGCTTCCGCCAAAAGCGCGGTACTGGCCGTTGAACACCTGCCCAAACACCAGATAGAACGATCCCCCAAGCTGGAACAACTCCCCCCCCGTCACCGCAAACCGGTCATCCTGCCCGAACTTTATCAGCCCACGAATCGCCACTGGGTCCGGCGATGATTGCGCAACGGCATCCACCATCTTCCCCAGCGGAAAACTGATGATGGTGTTGAAGGTCTTCATGTTGCTCCCGTCGGCCAGCCAGCCGTAGCCGCCAATAAGGTACACCAAGTCGGTGGCCGGGTCGTAGCAGGCCTGCGCCGTTGTGGAAGAAAGCGGTGCCGAAAGTGTGTCGGCAAGGCTTGCAACGTCGAAACTCCAATACTTCCCACTCTCCGGATCAATCACCC encodes:
- a CDS encoding valine--tRNA ligase, whose translation is MAELPKTYTPAEAESRWYQYWYAHRLYDAQVPADTTQTESFTIVIPPPNVTGMLTMGHILNNTLQDLYIRWHRMQGKVACWIPGMDHAGIATQSKVVRALADDGVNFRDLGREGFVEKVWEWKEKYGGIILQQLRALGVSVDWRRERFTMEPALSSAVTEVFVRLFDKGLIYRGKRIVNWSPLAQTTLSDEEVIHKEVQDTMYTLRYHRPDGSGTVRVATARPETLFGDVAVAVNPKDERYAGMIGTTLIVPLVGREVPIIADDYADPTFGTGAVKITPAHDPNDYEVGTRHNLPMPNTINPDGVMNELAGPLSGLDRFAARKLAVKLLQEADLIESMEPYTHSVGFSERGGEQIEPYLSDQWFVKMAPLAKPALQAVKEGHIAIAPEHWTKTYEHWMTNIRDWAISRQLWWGHRIPVYYAPDGRYTAARTPEEARTKLGLDNDAPLRQDEDVLDTWFSSWLWPFSVHGWGSDEKNERELAYFYPTDLLVTGPDIIFFWVARMIMAGIEFMPGEPKSDGTPRTAMQEIIPFRQVYFTSIIRDRLGRKMSKSLGNSPDPLDVIATYGADALRFTIVYLAPSGQDVRFDEEFCEIGRNFANKVWNAGRFLMMKRDDVAALHAGGYVPFPSRAADLAPVTDSDRWILSRFHSALAEVKRALEGYRINEYSKLIYDFVWRDFCDWYLELLKTELAISTDSQRSQQMVTFAFGLYDQLLRMLHPIMPFVTEEIWQNISTRAEGDSISIAPFPAADAAMIAAGLEHDFQTMQECVEAIRRMRSEANVPPSKGVDVTLHASDQKASAFFAEAAGLIQRLARIENLTIGLDTEKPKLSATEVVRGTELHVHLEGLIDVEKERQKTEKEIARLEGQIKGTEAKLSNEKFVANAPEEVVAKEREKLEGYRQAVSKLKESLALYA